In Terriglobia bacterium, the genomic stretch TGGAAAGCCTAAGCCATACCAAGTGGGAGTGCAAATACCACGTAGTGTTTATCCCGAAGTGCCGACGCAAGGCGCTGTACGGGGAATTGAGGCGGTACCTGGGAGAAGTCTTCCGCA encodes the following:
- a CDS encoding transposase, encoding MDEMESLSHTKWECKYHVVFIPKCRRKALYGELRRYLGEVFR